Genomic window (Zingiber officinale cultivar Zhangliang chromosome 2B, Zo_v1.1, whole genome shotgun sequence):
ACAGGCTCTTCTTCGAGCCCGCCGCGGGAGCTTCCACGAGCGCGACGCTGGTGGCGCCACGAGCTTCGGAGGGCCTGCTCCCCTTCGAGGGGAGCGTCGCGACGGTGATCGAGTCGCACGACCCGTACGGCGATTTCAGAGGATCCATGGAGGCAATGGTGGCGGCGCGCGGCGATAGCGAGTGGGAGTGGCTGGAACAGATGCTGGCCTGGTACTTGACCGTCAACAGGAAGAAGACTCACGGCGTGATCCTCTTGGCCTTCCTGGACTTGCTTCTGAACCTTCCTCTTTCCTCTACTTTGGAGATCGAAGATATTGGAGATTACGAAATGTAAAGTACTCTTCGTTCATCACTGCCGCAGCGATGATACGAGCATGTGCATGGAAATCAATCGATGCAAAAGCTTTTGTGAAATATAATCACGTAAAATTCCACTCGCGTATTAGACACTTAGTTGTGAAATTCACCAAATTAAAGACGCatctaaattctaaaatttgaaaatgacaCAATTGTTCCCCATTTTACCTCTCCTCCATTGTGGTATTCTGTAAGAACAAAATTTAAAAGAAcagtattatattttaaaatttggtttAGTATTATTGtagtattgatttttaaaaattaacatcatCGATGGAGTTCACgagtttattttaatttcgacTTAATAAGGAAATCGGAAAAATGGGAAATTAATGTGTAGGTAATGGTGTAATAATTAAATTCTCTGTAACTAGATATTTAATGTTTAAATCTCAATTATACCACATTATACGAGATTTTTCCTCTAGCGGAAAATGAATCTAAAAATACTGACTAATTTAGATGAGCTTTATTAATAGTTTTGattgatagaaaatttttataggattgAATTGTTCATCTTCAAAATTAGGGTGAGCTGAAAATCAGGattaaaatgacaaaaaaaaaaaacaagaaatgaagaatTATTGTACGTTGTGCGAGGGCTGTCCATCAACTTTTTGCTGCACCAATAGAACTATACACTTTGTATGTAAGCCAAAAGCATTGCCTCCCGCAATGATGAGATGGAACTATAGGTGAACAGTGTTTCAGAGACTGATATCTGACACGTAATTAAGACTGCAAACTGTGTGTTGTTCAGCAGTAGACTTGGACTCCTCAGCCAGATCACGAGAGTCGTGTTTGTAGTATCGTGGATGATGCGAAGAACACAGTGCATGCGTAGTCTTCATACGAGTTAGGAGATAGTTTTCCCCAGGTTTAATGTGTCCATCTAAAGGGCTTGCAAAGCATGGATTGGAAGTTGAGAGTGACACTACATGCGAGATTTTAAACGTGGATGCGATCAATTATTAGACTGTTTAAACCTGCAACGTCGGCTGTTCTTATTTGGCTCATTCATCGTGGAATATAATGTTGTTGTTTGTCTCATTCAACGGGAAAATCAGAGAGtaattattcttttatgtagttgaTAGTAATATTACGAGATAACAAGTCTATCTTGCTTAATTGCTAAATATGTAAGGTCATAAATTCACTAAGAAAACATAAAGATTCTGAGATGAATGTAAAATTTTTTGTAACAAAATTTACAACGAAAAAAAAATCCTCGTCGACTTGCAGTCACTAAATTTTGTGACAAAATTATCAAAAACCGTCGCAAATTTTtgatatgaattttaattttcaaagagaTTTTGTTACAAATATGGGATGAAAATTAATTCCTCGTAAATTTTATAATCTCAAATCTGCGATGAATATAtaatttcgtcccaaattagcCATGAATTATTTTTCATAGTAAAAAACATTGCATATTTGTGAAGAAGCCGTAACCAAAAAATTCCTTTTTTTATGATAGATCTGCGATGAAAATAGATTTTCATCCCAAATTTGTAACAAATTCAATTTCATCGCGAAAAACACCGCATATTTGTTAAGAATCcacatcaaaaaaatatttttttctcataGATTTCTGACAAAAGCATATTTTCATTCCAAATCTATGACAAATCAAGATTTGTCACATATTTGGGATGAATTAATCTAGATTTATCGTAGATCTGCGACAAATCTTcacaaaactcaaaattatttgctaGCTTCTCcctgttttaaatatttttatcatGTTTACATGCTTACATATCAAACATACAACACATCATATCCAACACATACTATAATTAACATATTCAACTCATCCTACAATTAAACATATCCAAGACATACTATTAGCATTCAAAGAAGTCATCCAAAATTAAACACATCATATTCATACATAATTAAACAACATCCCAACAACAATAAGATCAACAAATCATAATATCCAAACATATCAAAGTTCAACAAGTCATAATATATATCCAAACAACAAATCTAATAAATCGTCCaaaggacaaaaaaaaaatatacaaattgtcATACCTCAGGAGCTTCGTCCTTCACCTTGTTTTGTTCTTCCAACCAAAAAATAAGTAAcatttataacaaaaaaaatatgtaTCTAACATATCAATGATATATATTTCTAACATttataacaaattaaaattaaatcattatcATAATATATCAAAGGCTTAATGACAAAAGATATCATTCATCCTTAATtgcatgaaatatatatatatataaaagtcatgtaataaaaaatacatatatcaaatgtTCCATGACATAATAAAAGTATCAAAATTTATATAGCTAACTTTGCATAGATTAGTAGTAGGTAAGTTAAAAATATACAAAACATAGCATAACATGTAAAATATCcaggtaaaataaaaatatagaagtAACTATAACATgacatgtaaaaaaaaaatcttaacataAAATTTAATAGCTAAAAACTTACATCTGTTGGTGCAGATTGTATTAATAatcaggttttgatgtatgacaaatagattaaagttacaTGTGTTGTTTGTCTAATCTTGTTACCAAGTATGTAGGACTGAAAGATAGGGACCTGCTACCAAGCCGAAGCCCAattaggtctagaggacctaatAACTGACATGAAGTTCAAATAGGTTAAGGAGTGACTTGATATTTGGCAATAAGTCCAATTGGATCTGCAAGACCTAACAACTAGCTAAAGTCCAGATGGGGCatctggcaggaagacctggtgggttaaagagtcaagtaggtctgCAATGGTAAATAAGGTAAGCACTGGAGGATATAGTTCCAATGAGGGCGAGTCCCAGTTAGGGGctataggcgtcgatccaacttagggcCATTTTGGAAGTCTAcgtgagaccatgactagatcctgatcttagGAAGACacgatctaattaataatcattctATTTATGTTATACTATTCTAACTTTGTATTGTAAGGTATTTTTACTAACACTTTGATGCAGGAAAATAAGGCTGGAAAAAGGGCTCCGAACGCCCGGAGCATGTCCAAGCGCCCAGACGTCTGAGCGCTCGAAGGTGCTCCAAGTGCCCGGACAAGTGGATAGGTGCCCCAGATGATAGCTTGAAGTGGAGTTCACTGGTTGGCCAGCCTACGTTAGCGGTCTGGGCACTCGGAGGTGAATAAAGTTTACGGATAAACTTTCGACGAGGTGCAGCCGCGTCAGCACACTCCAGGCACTCGAGAGGATCTCCAGGTGCTCAGAACAACCTATATAAGCAGCTTCGACCAACAACTTCAGATCACCAATTCCTACGACTTTTGTACTCACACGCTACTATGAAAAGGTTTCCGGGATACTGAAAAGCTACTCCTACAAGCGACGCTCGAATCTTCCATTTTTGTATTATACGTATACTTTTATTTCCTGCAATTGTACTTAATATTTGTATTCATCATTCGCGATTATAGTGATTGGCCAACGAAAGTACTCAGCGAATGCGGGTCTCGGAataggagttgtcgaaggctccgaaccaagtaaaactacttgtgttaatGCTTGTATTTTCTCTATTCATTTCCCCTATGTAGTCTcgatttttgaaaaacatgaagaacgctattcaccctccccctagcatctttacgatcctacaagtggtatcagaatggATTTGCTCTAAATTagtacaaccaccaatcaagtaaggaaaattttattttattttcctttgaatttcaattttttgAAGCTATTTGAATTGGTATAATTACCTCTTTGAATAAACCTTTTTCATTTCGATTTTActcaagttggtgcaacaccacttgagtttttgtctcatttttttctttctaccacactacttacctcaagacaaagtcttggaatcTCTGTAATTTTTCTTTCTAGTGTCTAAATCAAATGGCCTAAAGTAAAGGCTTCAGCACCGCTCGCTCTCCACTATTCACCGAGGATGACTTCCcatattagaaaaggagaatggaAGTGTACCTCAAGATGGATATCGACCAGTGGTTCTCGATCTGACATGAGTACCAGGCACCGGTTGACGAAGCAACCAAAGTACCTATTAATCTGGAGAATTAGAACCCgaacatgaagaagaaagcccagaaTGACTCTAAAGCACTAAACACCCTCCAGTGCCGACTGATCAAGAAGGAACTCAATTGGGTTGACCCATTTGAAAATGCAAAGGAGCTCTATAACAAGCTAATCGAACTGGACGAGAGCACCAGTGACATGAAGGTAACGAAAAGAGATATTCTCTTAAATTCCCTtttcaatattaaaatgtaggatggaGAAACGACAATGCAACTCGATGCGAGGATCAAAAACATCCTCAACGGTCTACACCTTATCGACCACAAACTTTAAAATCtagacgtcataaggtatgctctgAATTCATTTCCCCGAAATGTACTGTAGGCATCTAtaatagatgcctataaagtttcgagaaatttaaaaaaacttaaattagatgaattattttataaactagatgttggttagtcctacgaaaacgtatcggttccactgtacaaattttttttgtacaagtgtctaacctttccttaaataacctattgtgttctttagaagttaaattaggaatcgcagacggaacttaacatcattgatttcaaatttaacttatctgttcttaatggtttagatttgaatcgcaagcggaacttaacactattgattcaaatctacctaagttattaatttcataaatattaatttccaaaattggcttccaggactgcatggcgaggcacatggccttcttggatatgggagcaaccaccaccgcctaggcaaagccttttaaggaaagctaatatttatttccttaaataactctaggttaaccaaaaagaacaatcgaataacaaattcgaaaaagaagaaaacacaaactcgaaaaaactatttcgaaaactctagaatcatatgcctcttgtgtttggtatttccataaataactatacaaagaaaactagtataatgcggaaaataattactagttatatctttctttgtaagcaaaaataacctcttgatcttctaccgtattcctcttcttatctcggacgttgtgtgggcaacgatctttcgagacgagaaccaccaagctccttcttctccaagctagattcggccaccattaattctccatgagaagtaaagatccggccaccaccaccaagctccaagggatgctagaaacgaaaacttctttctctccttcttctcctagctagaaccggccaccatggacttcccttaagttgatgccgccggccacaaaagaggaagagaaaagaaggagaagaggagaccctagggccggccacaccaaggaagaaaagagaggaagaaaagaatagagtcgtttttTTTATGAAGGcacttctaccccctcttttataatccttggtcttggcaaataaggaaattttaataaaaacttccttaattcttttgccatgaaaaggaaaatttattttaattaaaaaacaattttcttctcattaaaataatggccggccactaatatccaaaacaaggaaagttttaattaacacaagaattaaaacttcctaatttgtctccggaaatttataaaaatttctccaataatttttcccttcatggtggattataaaaaggaaattttataaattaaaatctttcttttaaacatgtggatgatttccaaaaaggaaagttatctctaaaaattaaaatctcctttcaatctacaaataaggaaagatatcaaattttttcttaatcttttgtagaaacttataaaagagaatatataatttgtaaactctcttttaaatcatgaacatggttaaaaaaggaaagttttctcaaaattaaaatctacctttcaatctacaaataaggaaaaatttcaaattttttcttaatcttttgtagaaagctataaaaggaaagatttaaatttcaaactctcttttaaaatcatgatatccacataagaaataattttaataaaaaaccctttttaatatgatgtggccggccacctaagcttgggctccaagctattgaccggccaccttaaggctcaacctttaggcttggtcggccctaagcttgagcttcaagcttagcttggccgacccctataggttgggtaagaatgtaacacccactaagcttttaagattaatgagagaatgatgaatttgccttagaaaaatattagtagaatgttgaaccaaaaagaaataaaaagaaataaaaatagggagtagtcaaggattgaaccttgaacttcttatattataatttatagaattaattagtagaaaccaattgggatagagagaagatattgatagcaaggaaagggaatgcatgataaagataggagtaaagatctaaaaagagaatgcaagaaaagagcaagagaaaggcaacttgccttcctccctttctctctcttttccctctcttgccgtgacattaaatggagaatgaaggggattcattcccccttgttctcatcataaatgatgagaataaattagaaaataaaataaataaaagaaaatagaaaatgggttaaaggagaaggaaagcaaaaaccaattttgctacctcttcccccttaatatatatatataaaaaaagatgatgtaaagggaaaattctatttttccctcattttccctcatcctccctctccctcaccgaaccctcagtcccctctcctccatcttcggccccaagccaaggttttctcctaagaaagcctaagatacaaggaggacttagcaagggaatcaagggaagggaactagaagaagaggctacttcttccatcaccacaccttagatccacaagcgaaaaggaggtaagcttcccctcacctgtggtacaaggcgttttacgtACTTTTCGGatgttatgaggattagaaaacctagaatagaatttaagaaaaattcggccaaagaagagttttcaaatctaggaaggtttaaacaagtcctcatttcatgatatttttctatgctatgtaggaaggttttccttcatgtttttatacctatatgatgcttggtcagaggagtacctaaccctagaatttcggccaaaaatattttaaagaggttagggaaatcattgtttaaccaaactagtacaagattccctccatgatttactaagggtcttttattggtttttcttgcttgaaagttacttggaaccaaaagaaatccactcatatgtttcggccaagaaaagagcttagggttaggaagacctttaaatttaggtaaccatgtttatatgatagaatatagagttctcttaaagaattgcatgtcgaatattgctagaaattcatgaactcttcattaagattttcggccatgataagatggatagcttagaaaagcttaaacaaaattttaacatgctcaagacctctgtgatattaagatatgaaagttgtttaatgctctcatgcttaattagggtatagagaatttagttacatgatatatgacatgtaagatctcaagggtcctagcttgtttatgaaccaaatttgtatatgatgttcttagtaatttttgccatgaaacttacttaggtttttcatgctttaggccacttaaaacctagtttagagattggtaggtttcggccatgaggaaaaataaaagaaaaaggaaagacacctaggaagcctaagacacaattcacatgtatgtttattatgcttgtctttatacatgctatgaaacttgtatgacttcctatgcttttaggctatttgaagcaaatttaaacactgatgagtctcggccaagtagggtttaaatgacctagaggccttagaattgaaaccaattgtgttaaaaatgcttcttatggaaatatgataatatgttgattgtgtcacatgcttgtataatttttccatgacctaaatggaccattgtatgtttcggtcatgaagggataga
Coding sequences:
- the LOC122048454 gene encoding transcription repressor OFP13-like, producing the protein MAKKQGFASLPLPSLLPWPSCRLARAAHSFREGDPESDRDYLDYLDSTRSAEESGYDDAAEAVIRGLRSDRLFFEPAAGASTSATLVAPRASEGLLPFEGSVATVIESHDPYGDFRGSMEAMVAARGDSEWEWLEQMLAWYLTVNRKKTHGVILLAFLDLLLNLPLSSTLEIEDIGDYEM